A window of Aythya fuligula isolate bAytFul2 chromosome 22, bAytFul2.pri, whole genome shotgun sequence contains these coding sequences:
- the APOC3 gene encoding apolipoprotein C-III, with product MLPEQPHRFHAGLRHGPRAWTLARANLGTRPLPAATPPLTFAQAPSEAAVGEGIKWEAGAAPTEQSPGTARPAMKVSVLLLLVCVAVLAVGARADTPDDTDTVVRKVQEYVKQATDVVKSVFTTVQESEAAQQARKWLSDNADVVKQQLARLKEQLSEFWKLTPGV from the exons AtgctccctgagcagcctcaTCGCTTCCACGCAGGCCTGCGCCACGGGCCCCGGGCTTGGACTTTAGCAAG AGCAAACCTGGGAacgcgccccctccccgcggccACTCCGCCGCTGACCTTTGCGCAAGCACCCTCGGAGGCGGCTGTTGGGGAGGGTATAAAGtgggaggctggggctgcccccacgGAGCAGAGCCCCGGCACAGCGCGCCCAG CCATGAAGGTCTCAGTCCTGCTCCTGCTCGTCTGCGTGGCCGTCCTGGCGGTGGGAGCAC GGGCCGACACTCCCGATGACACGGACACGGTGGTGAGGAAAGTGCAGGAGTACGTCAAGCAAGCCACCGACGTGGTCAAGTCGGTCTTCACCACGGTGCAGGAGTCAGAGGCAGCTCAGCAAGCCAG GAAATGGCTGTCGGACAACGCCGACGtggtgaagcagcagctggcccGGCTGAAGGAGCAGCTCTCGGAGTTCTGGAAGCTGACGCCGGGCG
- the APOA4 gene encoding apolipoprotein A-IV has translation MSPKVAALFLALLAIAGTQADVSADQVATVLWKYFSELGSNAKETVDQLQQAEITKQINTLLQGNLKSMNSYTEELQRRLVPFATELQARLAQDSQRLKEQIRRELAELQAKLAPYADEVHQQIGTNIRELQAKLSPYAEELRSQVDRGTGELRRALEPYAAELRERLQDNAGSIQASLSPYAQRLQQQIDSSVETLRGQLTPLADDLKGQVAQSVEGLRKGLSPYAQEVQDGLNRQLESLSLQMERAAEELRARLATNLEELRSQLSPLALELQQALQSDAEGLQQRLAPLAQQLEERVGQTVEAFQRQAAPVGEAFGQQLVQRLEEMRQKLESGTAGVEDHLDLLEKEVREKVATFLSTTEQAEE, from the exons ATGTCTCCGAAGGTGGCCGCCCTCTTCTTGGCGCTCCTCGCCATCGCGG GGACGCAGGCTGATGTCAGCGCGGACCAGGTGGCCACCGTGCTCTGGAAGTACTTCAGTGAGCTGGGCAGCAATGCCAAGGAGACCGTGgaccagctgcagcaagccGAGATCACCAAGCAGATCAA caccctgctgcagggcaacCTGAAGAGCATGAACTCGTACACGGAGGAGCTGCAGCGGCGCCTGGTGCCCTTCGCCACGGAGCTGCAGGCGCGGCTGGCGCAGGACTCGCAGCGTCTGAAGGAGCAGATCCGCAGGGAGCTGGCCGAGCTGCAGGCCAAGCTGGCGCCCTACGCCGACGAGGTGCACCAGCAGATCGGCACCAACATCCGCGAGCTGCAGGCCAAGCTGAGCCCCTACGCCGAGGAGCTGCGCTCGCAGGTGGACCGGGGCACCGGGGAGCTGCGGCGGGCGCTGGAGCCCTACGCCGCCGAGCTGCGGGAGCGGCTGCAGGACAACGCGGGCAGCATCCAGGCCTCCCTCAGCCCCTACGCCCagcggctgcagcagcagatcgACAGCAGCGTGGAGACCCTGCGGGGGCAGCTGACGCCGCTGGCCGACGACCTGAAGGGGCAGGTGGCGCAGAGCGTGGAGGGGCTGCGCAAGGGGCTGAGCCCCTACGCCCAGGAGGTGCAGGACGGCCTCAACCGGCAGCTGGAGAGCCTCTCGCTGCAGATGGAGCGGGCGGCCGAGGAGCTGCGCGCCCGCCTGGCCACCAACCTGGAGGAGCTGCgctcccagctcagccccctggcgctggagctgcagcaggcgcTGCAGAGCGACgccgaggggctgcagcagcggcTGGCCCCGCTggcccagcagctggaggagcgcGTGGGGCAGACGGTGGAGGCTTTCCAGAGGCAGGCGGCCCCCGTCGGAGAGGCCTTCGggcagcagctggtgcagcGGCTGGAGGAGATGCGGCAGAAGCTGGAGTCGGGCACGGCGGGCGTGGAGGACCACCTGgacctgctggagaaggaggTGCGGGAGAAGGTGGCCACCTTCCTCAGCAccacagagcaggcagaggagtgA